One stretch of Oncorhynchus clarkii lewisi isolate Uvic-CL-2024 chromosome 3, UVic_Ocla_1.0, whole genome shotgun sequence DNA includes these proteins:
- the LOC139404363 gene encoding splicing factor U2AF 35 kDa subunit-like isoform X1 translates to MHFSNENLGWKFTNFRVNCSFYFKIGACRHGDRCSRLHNKPTFSQTIALLNIYRNPQNTAQSADGLRCAVSDVEMQEHYDEFFEEVFTEMEEMNVCDNLGDHLVGNVYLKFRREEDAEKAVMDLNNRWFNGQPIHAELSPVTDFREACCRQYEMGECTRGGFCNFMHLKPISRELRRELYGRRRKKGGGHRSRSRSRERRSRSRDRGRGGGRDRERRRSRERSGRF, encoded by the exons ggTGAACTGTTCTTTCTACTTTAAAATTGGTGCCTGCCGACATGGTGACCGGTGCTCCAGATTACATAATAAGCCAACTTTCAGCCAG ACCATTGCCCTCTTGAACATTTACCGTAACCCTCAAAACACTGCCCAGTCTGCCGATGGTTTGCGCT GTGCCGTCAGTGATGTGGAGATGCAGGAGCACTACGATGAGTTCTTTGAG GAGGTCTtcacagagatggaggagatgaaTGTGTGCGACAACCTGGGAGACCATCTGGTTGGAAACGTATACCTGAAG TTCCGTCGTGAGGAAGACGCGGAGAAGGCCGTGATGGATCTGAATAACCGTTGGTTCAACGGTCAACCAATCCACGCCGAGCTCTCTCCCGTTACAGACTTCAGAGAAGCCTGCTGCCGCCAGTACGAGATGGG GGAGTGCACTCGAGGAGGCTTCTGTAACTTCATGCACCTGAAACCCATCTCCAGGGAGCTGAGGAGGGAGCTGTACGGTCGCCGCAGGAAGAAGGG aGGGGGCCATCGTTCTCGCTCCCGTTCCAGGGAACGCCGTTCTCGCtcgagggatagaggcaggggAGGCGGACGTGACCGCGAGAGAAGGCGTTCCAGAGAACGCTCTGGCAGGTTCTAA
- the LOC139404322 gene encoding cystathionine beta-synthase-like produces the protein MPSVPSSIDSVRPVSSVCPHAAMLHNNATKANGDAAILNGGSKVNGEAMENLGLFNMNGLALVNGEEGENDLENTVAGTEERQWIRPDLPSRCTWKLGMSSAESPHCHSTKTEAPRILPNILRRIGDTPLVRMNKIPKAFGLKCELLAKCEFFNAGGSVKDRISLRMVEDAERAGILKPGDTIIEPTSGNTGIGLALAAAVKGYRCIIVMPEKMSMEKVDVLRALGAEIVRTPTAARFDSPESHVGVAWRLKNEIPNSHILDQYRNASNPLAHYDTTAEEILEQCDGKVDMLVAGAGTGGTITGIARKLKERCPNIKIVGVDPEGSILAEPEELNMTDKTQYEVEGIGYDFIPTVLDRSVIDKWYKSNDEESFAMSRMLIREEGLLCGGSSGTAMAAAVKMSTELKEGQRCVVILPDSIRNYMSKFLSDNWMCDKGFLTPNDLMVSKSWWWNLTLQSLNLCAPITVLPSVNIKKTIKILKEKAFDQAPVVDESGMILGMVTLGNMLSSVLAGKVKASDPVSKVLYKQFKQVRLTDNLGKLSRILETDHFALVVHEQIQFMADGSSCLRQMVFGVVTSIDLLNYITTRERRGGARERTMSECSMTSECSLTDEP, from the exons ATGCCTTCGGTTCCCTCCAGCATAGACTCTGTGCGCCCTGTGTCCTCCGTCTGCCCCCACGCAGCTATGCTTCACAACAACGCTACCAAGGCCAACGGAGACGCCGCCATTTTGAATGGGGGGTCCAAGGTCAATGGAGAAGCAATGGAGAACTTGGGGTTGTTCAACATGAATGGATTGGCCTTAGTgaatggggaggagggggagaacgaCCTGGAGAACACAGTCGCAGGCACTGAGGAGAGGCAGTGGATCCGTCCTGATCTGCCCAGTAGATGCACCTGGAAATTGGGCATGTCCTCTGCCGAGTCCCCTCACTGCCACTCTACaaa GACCGAAGCCCCCAGAATTCTACCCAACATCCTCAGGAGGATTGGAGACACACCTTTGGTCCGCATGAACAAGATACCCAAAGCCTTCGGCCTCAAGTGTGAACTCT tgGCCAAGTGTGAGTTCTTCAATGCAGGGGGCAGTGTGAAGGACCGTATCAGTCTGAGGATGGTGGAGGATGCAGAGAGAGCTGGCATCCTCAAACCTGGAGACACCATCATCGAGCCCACCTCCGGCAACACCG gTATTGGTCTGGCCCTGGCCGCTGCAGTTAAAGGCTATCGCTGCATCATCGTCATGCCTGAGAAGATGAGCATGGAGAAG GTGGATGTGCTGAGAGCCTTGGGGGCGGAGATCGTGCGTACCCCCACCGCTGCCCGTTTTGATTCGCCAGAGTCCCACGTGGGCGTAGCCTGGCGTCTGAAGAACGAGATTCCTAACTCTCACATCCTTGACCAGTACCGTAACGCTAGCAACCCCCTGGCCCACTACGACACTACTGCCGAGGAGATCCTGGAGCAGTGTGATG GTAAGGTGGACATGTTGGTGGCAGGAGCTGGCACAGGTGGCACCATCACTGGCATCGCCCGCAAGCTGAAGGAGAGATGCCCCAACATCAAG ATCGTGGGCGTGGACCCTGAGGGTTCTATCCTGGCTGAGCCAGAGGAGCTGAACATGACAGACAAGACCCAATACGAGGTGGAGGGCATCGGATATGACTTCATCCCCACCGTGCTGGACAGATCT GTAATTGACAAGTGGTACAAGTCCAATGATGAGGAGTCATTTGCCATGTCACGCATGCTGATCAGGGAGGAGGGGCTTCTTTGCG GAGGTAGTTCAGGCACTGCCATGGCTGCAGCAGTGAAGATGAGTACAGAGCTGAAGGAGGGCCAACGCTGTGTCGTCATCCTGCCTGACTCCATCCGCAACTACAT GTCTAAGTTCCTCAGTGACAACTGGATGTGTGATAAGGGATTCCTAACCCCAAATGACCTGATGGTGTCCAAATCCTGGTGGTGGAACCTGACTCTGCAGAGTCTGAACCTCTGTGCCCCTATCACCGTGCTGCCCTCCGTCAACATCAAGAAGACCATCAAGATCCTCAAGGAGAAGGCTTTTGACCAGGCACCCGTCGTTGACGAGTCCGG CATGATCCTAGGGATGGTTACCCTGGGCAACATGTTGTCTTCTGTGCTGGCTGGGAAGGTCAAGGCGTCTGACCCTGTCTCCAAGGTGCTCTACAAACAATTCAAACAG GTGCGACTGACCGATAACCTGGGTAAGCTGTCCCGTATCCTGGAGACCGATCACTTTGCCTTGGTGGTGCATGAGCAGATCCAAT tcaTGGCGGACGGCTCCTCCTGTCTGAGACAgatggtgtttggggtggtgaCGTCCATTGACCTACTCAACTACATCACCACGCGTGAGAGGCGGGGAGGCGCACGGGAGCGCACGATGTCGGAGTGCTCCATGACATCTGAGTGCTCGCTGACCGACGAGCCATAA
- the LOC139404363 gene encoding splicing factor U2AF 35 kDa subunit-like isoform X2, which produces MQEHYDEFFEEVFTEMEEMNVCDNLGDHLVGNVYLKFRREEDAEKAVMDLNNRWFNGQPIHAELSPVTDFREACCRQYEMGECTRGGFCNFMHLKPISRELRRELYGRRRKKGGGHRSRSRSRERRSRSRDRGRGGGRDRERRRSRERSGRF; this is translated from the exons ATGCAGGAGCACTACGATGAGTTCTTTGAG GAGGTCTtcacagagatggaggagatgaaTGTGTGCGACAACCTGGGAGACCATCTGGTTGGAAACGTATACCTGAAG TTCCGTCGTGAGGAAGACGCGGAGAAGGCCGTGATGGATCTGAATAACCGTTGGTTCAACGGTCAACCAATCCACGCCGAGCTCTCTCCCGTTACAGACTTCAGAGAAGCCTGCTGCCGCCAGTACGAGATGGG GGAGTGCACTCGAGGAGGCTTCTGTAACTTCATGCACCTGAAACCCATCTCCAGGGAGCTGAGGAGGGAGCTGTACGGTCGCCGCAGGAAGAAGGG aGGGGGCCATCGTTCTCGCTCCCGTTCCAGGGAACGCCGTTCTCGCtcgagggatagaggcaggggAGGCGGACGTGACCGCGAGAGAAGGCGTTCCAGAGAACGCTCTGGCAGGTTCTAA